One segment of Plasmodium vivax chromosome 14, whole genome shotgun sequence DNA contains the following:
- a CDS encoding hypothetical protein, conserved (encoded by transcript PVX_123675A), protein MEVKIEKHRGNKQRSKEKCNFKEYAQKGDDQLHAVSNMIMEDYRSTIGNFYECIKKDIKIVIERNGNINVDLFSNYFKNMIKEIHDEKNNVKKKKIDKITRKYLRKIDSYRLRERDFFEDEGNVESRSCKYHNRSLNKYDSFDLRKIIKNNYEQHELCSDNEEEEESFSFYFYENRNIKIIDRLKDLKNNISFFKFYDLIDFPITKIMADDEMAQKLS, encoded by the exons ATGGAGgtgaaaattgaaaaacatAGGGGAAACAAGCAAAGAAGCAAAGAA aaatgtaattttaaagAGTATGCTCAGAAAGGAGATGATCAGTTGCATGCCGTAAGCAACATGATAATG GAGGACTACAGAAGCACGATTGGCAATTTTTATGAgtgcataaaaaaagacataaaaattgtgatTGAGCGGAACGGCAACATAAACGTCGACCTTTTTTCGAATTATTTCAAAAA CATGATAAAGGAAATCCATGACGAGAAGaataatgtgaaaaaaaaaaaaattgataaaattacCAGAAAATATCTCCGGAAAATTGATTCTTACAG ATTACGGGAGCGAGACTTTTTCGAAGACGAAGGAAATGTAGAAAGCAGGAGTTGCAAATATCACAATAGGAGTTTAAATAAATACGACTCATTTGATTTAAGgaagattataaaaaataattatgaacaaCACGAATTGTGTAGTGacaatgaagaagaagaagaatctTTTTCCTTCTATTTCTAcgaaaatagaaatataaaaattattgacaGATTgaaggatttaaaaaataacatttcattttttaagttttatgATTTAATTGATTTTCCAA TCACAAAAATCATGGCGGACGACGAAATGGCGCAAAAACTGAGCTAA
- a CDS encoding hypothetical protein, conserved (encoded by transcript PVX_123680A) produces MSVPICSNYLHNVYLEFSLFNNFLKDLNQKIKSGNNERYTPIYDSCIENAYNIQNKFHAWNSEEEDIDEKFIEYFSQNFIINIKTFLRTNFCCIDENLENLKSRNKKLIEKLKVDLENAENQENYIYELEKNLKCEKEKNRNAHNLQDKINNLVNQNEKLKNKNEQLEMSSWKQQEENSKIKVELKKFLSLKEKKKYIDNGKRSYNRLNKSMSTLFKRINNNIRRGKKNKLMLEKSRSYSASFLHTLKSIMLEEEDLVGEKNRHTGEYGDEAENCAQKNDIQKNCAQQNGILHSCAPKNGALQNGALQNGGLQNNAPQSGELQNDVTTSDHFGHDTSEDIKKRKKQIRRDHHAHRITHEIVSNMINSSNFFFRGDKRGICRNELNCYNFDEKDDFNIKGQREKIYTNIESINDENTKGKCYKWDKFAKNSCMLKRNFTHSNYCTDGENTLSCCSNTLLINIRKALSNK; encoded by the coding sequence ATGAGCGTCCCAATTTGCAGCAACTATTTGCACAATGTTTACCTAGAATTTAGCTtgtttaacaattttttaaaagatttaaatcaaaaaataaaaagtggcAATAACGAAAGGTACACGCCTATATATGACAGTTGTATTGAAAATGCATATaacatacaaaataaatttcatgcATGGAacagtgaagaagaagatatTGATGAAAAGTTCATAGAATACTTTTCTCAAaactttattataaatattaaaacatttttaaggaCCAACTTCTGCTGCATAGATGAAAATTTggagaatttaaaaagtagaaataaaaaattaattgagAAATTAAAAGTGGACTTGGAGAATGCGGAAAACcaggaaaattatatatacgaaTTGGAAAAGAACTTaaaatgcgaaaaagaaaaaaatagaaacgCACATAATTTACAggataaaattaacaaccttgtaaatcaaaatgaaaaacttaaGAACAAAAACGAACAATTGGAGATGTCCTCATGGAAACAGCAAGAAGAAAacagtaaaataaaagttgagctgaagaaatttttgtctctcaaggaaaaaaaaaaatatattgataaCGGTAAAAGATCTTATAACAGATTAAACAAAAGCATGAGTACGCTATTTAAACGAATTAATAACAACATACggagaggaaagaaaaataaattgatgTTGGAAAAAAGTAGGAGCTACAGTGCCAGCTTTTTGCATACGCTCAAAAGTATAATGCTTGAGGAGGAGGATCTCGttggtgaaaaaaatcgaCATACTGGAGAATATGGGGATGAAGCGGAAAATTGcgctcaaaaaaatgatatacaGAAAAATTGTGCGCAACAAAATGGCATACTGCACAGTTGTGCCCCGAAAAACGGTGCCCTACAAAATGGAGCactgcaaaatggaggactACAAAATAACGCACCGCAAAGTGGGGAACTACAAAATGACGTTACAACGAGTGACCACTTTGGCCACGACACCAGTGAAGATataaagaagagaaaaaaacaaattcgtCGGGATCACCATGCGCATCGTATCACTCACGAAATAGTTAGCAATATGATCAATtcaagcaattttttttttagaggAGACAAAAGAGGAATATGTagaaatgaattaaattgCTACAATTTTGACGAAAAGGATGATTTTAACATTAAAGGTCAAAGAGAAAAGATCTACACAAATATAGAATCtataaatgatgaaaatacaaaagggaaatgttATAAATGGGACAAATTCGCCAAAAATAGCTGCATGCTGAAAAGAAATTTCACTCATAGTAATTACTGCACCGACGGAGAGAATACCTTGTCTTGTTGCAGTAACACTTTACTTATTAATATAAGAAAAGCTCTAAGtaataaatga